Proteins co-encoded in one Chloroflexota bacterium genomic window:
- a CDS encoding cupin domain-containing protein, whose protein sequence is MGTFRMYTDSVGRARWEPIDLHEHRAWLDGLDATSIRFGIRPPGVLQDWHPAPQRQFVIILSGRLEIGFEDGSTKVFGPGDARLVEDVTGRGHTTIALGDEPCITATISLKDQG, encoded by the coding sequence GTGGGCACATTTCGCATGTACACGGACTCGGTGGGCCGCGCGCGGTGGGAGCCCATCGACCTGCACGAACACCGCGCCTGGCTCGATGGGCTCGACGCCACGAGCATCCGATTCGGGATTCGGCCGCCCGGCGTGCTCCAGGATTGGCACCCGGCGCCGCAGCGCCAATTCGTCATCATCCTGTCCGGTCGCCTGGAGATCGGGTTCGAGGACGGATCGACGAAGGTGTTCGGTCCGGGCGACGCGCGCCTCGTCGAGGACGTCACTGGCCGCGGCCATACCACCATCGCGCTGGGCGACGAGCCCTGCATCACGGCCACCATCTCCCTAAAGGATCAGGGGTAG
- a CDS encoding class II aldolase/adducin family protein, with amino-acid sequence MADLDAARTVVAQSCRIIGKMQMTREPAGHVSCRIPGTDRILIKARGVGEAALTYVTPDDLIICDMDGKKVEGPDDLAAPNEVFIHTWMYRTRPDVNAVIHVHPPTVVLFTICNTELLPLIGAYDPFALQLVLDGIPRYPRSVLISNDALGQDLAKAVGEKNVCLMRGHGITAVGASVEEATITAWRLNDLAEINYRARLLGTPEPISDEDIAAFRAVGAGRARRERPSGATPYQNSTWRYLTRWIEE; translated from the coding sequence ATGGCGGACCTGGACGCCGCGCGAACCGTCGTCGCGCAATCCTGCCGAATCATCGGCAAAATGCAGATGACCCGCGAGCCGGCCGGCCACGTGAGCTGTCGCATTCCCGGCACCGATCGCATCCTGATCAAGGCTCGGGGCGTTGGCGAGGCGGCGCTAACGTACGTCACGCCGGACGACCTGATCATCTGCGATATGGACGGCAAGAAGGTCGAGGGGCCCGACGATCTGGCGGCCCCCAATGAGGTCTTCATTCACACGTGGATGTACCGGACGCGACCGGACGTGAACGCCGTGATCCACGTCCACCCGCCGACGGTCGTGCTCTTCACGATCTGCAACACCGAGCTGCTGCCCCTCATCGGCGCGTACGACCCCTTCGCCCTCCAGCTCGTGCTCGACGGCATCCCGCGCTACCCGCGAAGCGTCCTGATCTCCAACGATGCGCTCGGCCAGGACCTCGCCAAGGCAGTCGGCGAGAAGAACGTGTGTCTCATGCGCGGGCACGGCATTACCGCCGTCGGCGCCAGCGTCGAGGAGGCGACGATCACCGCCTGGCGGCTCAACGATCTGGCCGAGATCAATTACCGCGCTCGGCTTCTTGGCACCCCCGAGCCGATCTCGGACGAGGACATCGCGGCCTTCCGCGCCGTCGGCGCGGGCCGGGCGCGTCGCGAGCGGCCATCGGGAGCTACCCCCTATCAGAACTCGACGTGGCGCTATCTCACGCGCTGGATCGAGGAATAG